The genomic segment GTCCCAAGGCCATCCCTGCGTTCCAGAACCACGGTATCAAACCCTGCCCGAGTGGCATAGAACGCCGTCGCACAACCAATGATCCCCCCACCAATGACGACGACATCCGCTGAACGCGGAAATTCATCTTTCTGCGGCACAATGATTCGATGCATCTTTTTACCTCCACGTAATCATTTACCCCGTCGTAAATGAACCGGGATTTACCAACAAGCCAGGCTTTTCTGCTGGCTTGATTTCATCCTTCCACAACCAGGATTCGCCCACAATTCGTGCAGGTGACCAACTCCTGACCCCGCCGCACTATTTGTGCTTTGCTGGTTGGTACCATCACACGGCAGCCCTGGCACATCTGATCCACCATCAAGACAACTGCCCGTCCACCCTTCTTGCGCAGCAATTCCTCGTACAGTGCACGCGTAGCCGGCTCCAGGCATGCTATCAGCGTTGCCCGCTGTTTCTTCGCTGTGGCGATCCTGCCGCGCAACTGCTTAATTTGCTGCGACAAGTGCTCTTGATCCGCCTGCCACTTAGCCTCAACCGCTTTCCATCGTGCTTGCGATTCACGAACTTGCTTCTCCAAATCGTCAACGCGGGTCATGGCCACCAGGACATCGTCCTCCAACTTTTGCTGCGCACGCTTCAGGTTTTCTTGATCCTGCTGCAGCCCACGCAGCTCTTTGGGATTGGTCACCTGCCCTCCGTACAAACGCTGTTCGGTTGCAGCGAGTTTCTCGGTAAGCCGATGCAGGTCGAACTCCAAATCGCGGAGCCGGCTGCGCCAATTGCCCAATTCTTGATTCGCCTGTTCATAAGCCTTGCGTGTCGCAATCAGTTCTGCGCTCTCCCCAAGCATTGCCTCGGCCTCGCGCAGTTTGCTCGATCGCTCAGCAAGCTCCGTGTCCAGAAGTTGCAATTGGTACAGCGTATGCCCCGCTTTGACCATTATTCCCACCACCGCTTTCGTCTGAACAAACCCACCAACGCCACGCCAGCAAGGAATCCCCCGATATGCGCAAACCACGCCACGCCTCCTGTGGCTTGCATGCCCAGGGACAAGACCCCGCTCAGCAACTGCGTCACAATCCACAATCCAAGCACGATCAACGCTGGCATCCTGACCAGGCGCATGAAGTACCCAAACAGGATCAATGTCTCAACCTCTGCATGGGGATAGAGCATCAAATAAGCCCCCAGCACTCCCGAGATAGCACCGCTTGCCCCAACCATGGGAACCGTGGAAGTCGTATCCATCAGCACCTGCCCCACAGCCGCTCCCACGCCACACAACAGGTAGAAAATCAGAAAGCGCAAAGGCCCAAGCGCTGCCTCGATATTGTCGCCAAAGATCCACAGATAGAGCATGTTGCCTGCCAGATGCATGAAACCTCCATGCAGAAACATGGAAGTGAACACGGTCAGAATCGCAGTGAAATCGAGCTGGGCCAACCGATAGGGCACCAAACCCCAGGTATTAACCAGCGCCTCAAGTGCTCTGGCAGAGGGCAACGTGAACTCATAGAGAAAGACCAGCACATTGAAGAAGATAATGCCAAGCGTAACAAACGGGAAGCGACGTCTGGGGTTGATATCGCGTAATGGAATCATGGACATCCTCCACAAAACCGTTTTCGTCTCAATTGTACCACAACCGCGTCAAAAAACGAAAACAATGCTACCGAACTAACTCTTGACAAATCGCCTAACCCCCGCTAAATTACGCTCTATGAAACGCTACTATCTCTGGACCATCGGCTGCCAGATGAACGATTCCGACGCCATGCGCATTGAACATGGCTTAGCGGAGATGGGATTCAGTCCAATCCCACAACCCACCGAAGCAGACTTGGTGATCCTGCTTACCTGCGTCGTGCGCCAAAGCGCTGAAGATAAAGTGGTTGGTCGGTTGAGTTCCCTGAAGCACCTGCGGCGCAGCAACCCGCGCGCTTGTATCGTGGTCATGGGCTGCTTCGTCGACAACGAACAAACCCTGTCTGCTCGCTTCCCCTACGTGGACGCCTTCTTCAAACCCTCGGACATCGAGGGGCTGCTCCAATTCGCCCGCCAGTCCCTGGCTGCCGTACCAGAGCCACAGGCATATCCCCTTGCTCTGCCGGTTTGCGCCTACGTCCCTATCTCCTATGGCTGCGACCACCACTGCACCTACTGCATCGTGCGCCTGCGCCGTGGCAGACAACGCAGCCGCCTCCTGCCGGAGATTGTCGCCGAGGTATGCGGGCTGGTGCAAAATGGCGTGCGCGAGGTCTCCCTACTGGGACAAAACGTGGATGCCTATGGACAGGATCTGCCTCCTGGTGCACCAGATTTGGCCGATGTCCTCGTTGCCCTCGAAGAAATACCAGAACTCTGGCGCATCCGCTTTCTCACCTCCCATCCCGGCGACATGAGCCAGAAATTGATCGAAACCGTGGCCAATTCCGCCAAGGTCTGCCCCCATTTTGAACTGCCCGTGCAGTCCGGTGACGACCTCATCCTGCAACGCATGGGTCGCCACTACACAGTGGCGCAATACCGTAGCCTGATCGCCGCCATTCGTGAGCGTATACCAAGCTGCAGCATCGCCACCGATGTCATCGTGGGTTTCCCCGGCGAAAGCAACGCACAATTCCAAGCCACTTGCGATCTGATAGCGTCTTTGCGCTTTGACGCCGTGCATATCGCCAAGTATTCCCCACGACCGGGGACGCCCGCCGCACGCTTGCCCGATGACGTGCCGCCCGAGGAAAAAGAAAGACGGCGCGCTTTGCTGGAAGAACTGCAGACCCAAATCTCCAGCGAAATCAACGCTGCCCTGCTGGGACAATGCGTAGAAGTGCTGGTCGAGGAACAGCATCGTGGCCGATGGAGAGGGCGCACTGTAACCAATAAGTTAGTTTTTTTCGCGGACGCTGCTGACCGCCGTGGCCAGTTGGTAACGGTGGAGATCACGCATACTGGCCCCTGGTCCCTCCTGGGCAGGATTGTGCGCTAGCGCTACCCAAGAAAACCAGGTTTCTTTCCCATTTGCACCTGCTTTCTGCTTCCGATATAATCCAGTAGTTGAAAAAGCCATGCCTACTGCTCGGGCAATGCAACGGAGGTCAGAGCCGGCTATGAAACAGAAAACCAACTCCATGCGCTTTTTGGAAGCGAGAAAGATCCCTTACGAGGCGCATGAATTCTCGCCCGAGATCCGTTCCGCCGAGGAAGTAGCTCAAGTCCTCCACCTGCCAGTCAGCCAAGTGTACAAGACGCTCGTAGTCGTCCGGGAACGGGGACGCCCCTTGTTGGTCATGGTACCCGGAGACAAGTCCTTGGATTTGAAACTGCTGGCCAAGCAGGTCGGGGAGAAAAAATTACGCATGGCGACGCACAGAGAAGCAGAAGCGCTCACCGGGCTCCAAGTGGGAGGCATCTCGGCACTCAGCCTCCTGCACAAGGGCTTTGAGATCTACGCTGATGCTGCGATCCTGGGCTTGTCCAAAGTGTGTATCAGTGCTGGCTGTCGTGGCATTAATCTCAGTTTGAGCCCCCGTGATCTGCTCCAGGTCACCGGGGCACGCCTGGTCAACCTGGAAGAATTGGGGGAAGAAAAGGAGGTAACGCTATGAGTAGGGCATCCAGTATGAGAAGGAAGGCTCCGCTCAAGAGTTATATTATTGATATGGATGGCGTCATCGTCTCAGGGAATACCGTGATTCCCGGGGCCGAAGATTTTATTAACCGACTCATCAGCCGTGGACACAAATTCCTCATCCTGACCAACAACCCCATTTACACCCCGCTAGACCTGCAGCATCGCCTGCAAGCACTGGGGCTCAACATCCCTGCCAAGCGGTTCTTCACCTCGGCCATGGCCACGGCGCAATTCCTGCACTCACAGCGTCCCAGGGGCACTGCCTTCGTCATCGGCGAAAGCGGACTGACCAGCGCCTTGCACGAGATTGGCTACATCCTCACTGAGCACAACCCAGATTATGTCGTGTTGGGCGAGACGACCGCCTATAGTTATGACAAAATCACGCAAGCGGTGCGCTTGGTCGCTGCAGGAGCACGCTTTATCGCCACGAACCCAGACGTCAGTGGCCCAGCCGAGGGAGGCATCGCTCCTGCCTGTGGCGCCATGGCTGCCGTTATCGAGAAAGCAACAGGCGTCCAGCCCTACTTCATCGGCAAGCCGAATCCATTAATGATGCGCAACGCCCTGCGCTACCTGCAGGAACACTCCGAAAACACCATCATGGTTGGCGACCGCATGGACACGGACATTATCGCTGGCATCGAGAGCGGCATGGAAACCATCCTCGTTCTGAGCGGCGTCACCAAACGCGAGGACATAGACCGCTACCCCTACCGCCCTACCCACATCCTTCCTTCAGTCGCCGAAATCGAACTCTAAAGCCACTCCCCGTCCTTTCCGGAGAGAAGGGCTGAGGGCGAAGCTGGGATCAGGATGCGAGGCTACCTGCCCCTGCGCTAGCCTCGCACACGTAAATCTCCGGCATCACTCCCATTTCTTTCCGATAACCCTCTGCCACCTGCTGTGCAAAGGCCGCCGTTGCTTCCGTTCGCACCAGATTCACCGTGCATCCCCCAAAGCCTGCGCCGGTCATCCGCGCTCCCAGGCAGCCCGGGGTTGCATGGGCTAACTCGACCATGCAGTCCAATTCTCGGCAACTCACCTCATAGTCGTTGCGCAGGCTGACATGGGATTGATCCATCAGCCGACCGAATTCTGCCACTCGCCCTGCCCGCAGCACGGCGACAGCTTGCAGCGTGCGCTCGTTTTCGCTAACTACATGGGCACAGCGCTTGCGCACAACGGGCGGCAAAGACTGACCATAGCGTGCCAGGTCCTGGCTGCTCACATCCCGCAATGCCTTTATCCTGGGCAAATACTGCCTCAAGATGGCCACGCCCTGCTCGCATTCCTGCCGCCGTGCATTGTACTCTGAATCCACCAGGCCGCGGCGCTTCATCGTATCGCAAACCACTATCGCAACCCTCGCTGGCAGGGGCACTAACTCGTAGCCCAGGCTGCGGCAATCGATCAGCAGGGCATGGTTGCGCTGTCCCAACACTGCAATGAACTGATCCATGATGCCACATTTCATGCCTACGAACTCGTTCTCCGCTCGTTGACAGAGCAAAGCCAATGCCACTGGCGCGATGTCCAAATGGCACAGGTCGCGAAAAGTTACCGCCGTAGCCACCTCGATGGCGGCCGAAGAGGAAAGCCCAGAACCAATCGGCACATTCCCCGCAACTACGGCATCCATGCCTCGCAGCGCAAAGCCATCTCGCTGCAGCATCAAAGCCACTCCGCGCACATAATTGCTCCAGGGCGCAGACGGCTCAGGCACAATGTCGTCCAGCGAGAACTCGCTGCCCTGTTGGAAATGGAGCGACCACAGCCTGACCTGCCGATCCTCCCGCGCCCGCGCCGCGAGCACTACTTGGCGGTCAATGGCCACCGGCAACACAAAGCCATCGTTGTAATCGGTGTGTTCGCCAATGAGATTGACCCGACCTGGCGCCTGAAAAATGCGCGGTGGTGCGCCAGGAAAACGCCGTGCAAAAGCCTCCTGCACCTCTCGGTAGAGATCTTGTACGCTCATGCCGCAATGCCTCCTCCTGCAATGGCCTGTGCCTGCCGCAAAGCATACCACAGCGATGATAGAATGGCAAGTATGTCTATTCGTCACGACCCTGCCCACCATTTGGACAGTATCCAGTTTACAGTTAGAATACACTTGCCCATGGATAAGAGCCGCGTGAATTCTAGACCTCTGATTCAGCGAAATATCCCGCACTGGCAGCCCAGCAGGCTGTATCCGATCCTTTTGTTCATCCTGGTCCTGCTTGGCAGCGTTGCGTCTCCGCTGCTCCATGCCCAAGAGCCCGAAGACCACTACGTCCTGGACTCCACGCTGCGCTTGCTACGCTCCATGCGTGCCGCAGGGAATGCCCCACCTCGCCTGCGCGACCTCCTGCAGTCCGAAAAGGTGGAAGTGAGCATCCGCTTCCGCTCCGGTCTTTGGCAACCCAACCTAGCGCAGATGGAGAAGCAACTCGGTGTTGAGTTCGCACGTGCGCAGGGCAAAATCGCTCGCATCGGCACGATATACGGAGCACGCGTGCCTTGGGATGCGCTGGAGCGACTGGCTACGTGGCCGGGAGTGGAGCGCGTAGATTCCACCTGGAAACCCGCCGTCGCATCTGCACTGGACGTGAGCATTCCCGAGATCCGCGCCAATCAAGTTTGGAATTTGCTCGACGCCAGTGGTTGGCCATTGACCGGCCGCGGAGTTACCATCGCCGTTTTCGATACGGGGGTGGACTTCTTTCACCCTGACCTGTGGCGCGCCGATGGCGGGACATATTCCTGGCTGGATGTGAACAGCAATGGAGCCTTCGATCCTGGTGTTGATGCGGTTGACCTCAACCGCAATGGTTCAGCGGAGGCTATAGAACTGCTCAATTTCGTGGACGCCGCCTCTTTCTCAAGCGACAACATCCCCGGTACCAACGATAGCACCTTTCACGCTGCCACAGACTGGCTGTACAACGATGCCAACGGCAATAGCCAAAGGGATTTTGGCCCCTTGCGCGGGTTTGTGGAGAGCGACCCAACCTATGGCGAACGCCTCTTCTTGCTCAACGACAGCAACGGCAACGGCACAGTAGACATCGGAGAGGTGTTGCTCGCCTTGGGCTCCTGCAAAGTACAAAAAGTGCTTGGCCCAAACGGCAGCGAATACACCCGTGGTGTAAACCTAATCGAAGCCCCGCCTGACCGGGATGGCCATGGCACCCAAGTATGCAGCATCTTGTCGGGCGGCATTCCCGGATTGCGTCGCTACGTCGGCGTAGCGCCGGATGCCAAGCTGCTGATGGCGAATCGGGAGAAGAACGACCACAACACCTACATCCAGTGGGCTGAGGAAAATGGCGCTCAGGTCATGCTCTATGCATTTGGCAGTTGGATTCAGGAATTCATGGATGGTTCGTCCAATCTAGAGCGAGCGCTCGATATTGAAGCAGCCAAGGGCATCATCCAGGTCGCGGCTGCTGGCAATCTCGCTGAAAGCCGCAAACATGCACAGCGCATTCTGAGTGGCACTGCACAAGATAATATACGCTTCGCCGTCCCTCCTGGTCTGGGCTTGAAGGAAGCCTACCTAAGCATCCTTTGGCGTGCTCCACTGGATGCAGTGAGCGTGCAACTTGTTACACCGTCCGGCACCACCGTGCCCCTGCCAGGGAATAGCACCTTCGTGCTCGCCGATGGCCACTACATCTACAGTGCGTGCGATCGCTCTACCGCTACCTCTCGCTTCGACATCTGGATACAACGCAGTAACACCTATATTGCATCAGGTAACTGGACCTTGCGCCTGCGAAACCATACCACCTCTTGGGTCAATGTCCATGCCTACGTAGCAGATGACGTCTCCAACTGGGAAGGCGGCATCACCTTCCTAGACTACGTGGATGCAACGTGCACGGTGACCTCACCAGGAACTGCAAACAGCGCCATCACTGTAGCCTCCTACAGCACGCGCGCTAGAGAAGGCACCACCCTTCCCGGGGCATTGTCCCCCTTCAGCAGCCGAGGTCCGCGCATTGATGGCGAATGGATTATGGATGTAGCTGCTCCCGGGCACTATTCGGACATCGCCTGTGCCAGTTCCAAAGACGTTGCCGGTGCAACCTTCGGACAATACGCCTGGTTCGGTGGAACAAGCGCAGCAGCCCCCCACGTCGCCGGAGCCGTTGCTCTCCTGCTGCAGAAGAACCTATCACTCGGTTCGGCGCAGATGATGCAACTGCTGCAGAGCACAGCACGGCAAGACGCCTACACCGGCGTCAGAAACGAAAACTGGGGCTATGGCAAACTGGACGTCTTTGCCGCATTGAACGCCATCCCAACGCCCACGCTCACACCTACCCCTACGCTGACTCCCACCATCACGCCCACTCCACGTGCCCGTCTCTTCCTGCCCCTGATCATGCGCGGATTTTGACCCTATTGGGCAGATGAGCAAAGAAACCAGGCCTGTGGGCAAAACCTGGTTTATTCATGGTCCTGTTGGGCCAATGGTCCCTGTTCACTTGCCTACCCAGCGACTTTGCGTTACAATACGCCTACGCTCCACAAGACCGTGAGAAAGGAAGAATAATGAAAGTCCAGGACGTTTACAAAGCGGTGATCCCCGTGGGTGGCCTGGGGACACGCCTCTTGCCTGCCACGAAGGTATTGCCCAAGGAATTGCTGCCGGTGGGACGTCGCCCTATGGTCCAGTATGTCGTCGAGGAGATGCGCGCCGCCGGCTTGGAGAACATCTGCTTCGTCACTGGTCGCAGGAAGACGCTCATTCAGGAGCATTTCGACCACGACCCCGAACTAGTGCGTCACCTCCAAGACCGTGGCCTCGATGAACTCTTGGCCGAACTGGCTTACCTGGAATCTGGCCTGCATCTCACCTACATTCGGCAGAGCGGGCCACAAGGTCTGGCAGATGCGTTGAGCCTGGCTGAGGATTTTGTCGCAGGACAACCTTTTGTGCTCGCTCTGGGAGATTCCATCATCTGCGAGGCAGAAATGGGTTCCTTGCTGCGCAAGATGATCGAGGAACACCTCGAACGAGATGCCGCGGCGACGATAGCGGTCGAGAATGTGCCTCCCGAAAAAACCAAACCGTACACCTTTGTATGCCCTCAGGAGGGTACAACGACCAAAAACAAGACATTTGACATCGCCGAACTGAGCGACAAGCCCCAGCCCAACCAGACCACAGGCAATTGGGCCATAGCAGCGCGCTTTGTCTTCAGTCCAGATATTTTCGCTGCGGTCCGCCGCTCCAGACCAGCCCGCAGCGGTGAACTGCGCCTGATTGATGCCATTCGCATCTTGTTGCGCCAAGGGAAGAAGGTGCAAGCAGTGCCTCTTTTGCCCGGTCAACGACGCCACGACATCGGCAGTTTTGGCGGCTACTTCCGTGCCTTCCTGGAATTCGCTCTCATGGATCGCTACTTTGGCGACGAGGTACGCCGTTATCTGAAAGAAGTGCTGACGAGGGAAGATGACTGGCCCCACGAGGATTGAGAATTATATGGATATCGCACAACAACTGGCTATGGAAATTCACTCTGTTTTCGCTGTAGAAGCCCTCACCACCGAGCTGGATGGGCGAACTATCAGATTGCAAGGGCAACTTCTCACTGACTCTGAGACAGCGTACGCACATATTGCCGAACGTTTCAAAATCTATGGATACACCCCACTGTTGCGCAAACAAAAGGATCGCTTCGTAGTGAGTGCCGTGCCCATCGTCTTCAGCGCTAAACCAACCTGGGACTATGGCGCTATCGTGCTCTTTGGACTGACCGTCCTTTCCGTGCTCTATGCCGGTGCCCTCATGCAAGCGCCCGACTTCACCTGGCCACTGCTGCATCCTCTAGCCGGATTGCCCTTTGCCTTTGGACTGCTCACCGTCCTCGTCGCGCACGAATTGGGGCATTACCTGACCGCACGCCGCCTGGGTGTGGCCACAAGCCTGCCCTACTTCATTCCCATGCCGCTGCACTTTTTTGGCACCATGGGCGCCATCATCCGCACGCGGGCTCCTATGCGCAATCGCCGTCAGGTGCTGGCTCTCGGCGCTGCTGGCCCCCTCGCCGGACTCATCGTAGCCATCCCTATCCTCGTCTTCGGCCTGATGCAATCGCAAGTGCTACCCATCCCCAAGCGCCCTGGTATCATTATAGAAGGCAACTTCTTGCTCTACGCTCTACTGAAATTTCTGGTGTTTGGACGATTCCTTCCCAGCCATGGCTACGACGTCTTCTTGCATCCGACCGCTTTTGGAGCATGGGCCGCTCTGCTCGTCACTGGCTTGAACCTGATACCTGCAGGGCAATTGGATGGGGGGCATGTTTCCTACGCTTTGCTGGGCAACAAGGCGCGCTGGCTGAGCCGTCTGGCCGTTATCGCTGCGCTGGTGTTGGGCATGCTCTGGTCTGGTTGGCTTCTGTTCGCTTTGCTCCTCCTAGTGCTTGGACAGCGCCACGCGGAGCCTTTGGATGATGTGACCTCGCTCACGACCAAAGAGAAACTTTTTGCTATTTTTATGTTGCTGGTATTCATCATGCTTTTCACTCCCGTACCATTGACCGTTCAGTAAGGGATCGTGTGAGTGCGCAAGCCGAGCGAGTGCCAAAAAGCATCGCTCGCTGTGCAAAGGAGCACGAGCATGATTTACAAAAGAGCCTCGACGGATCCGAACAAAATCATCGTGAGGTTCGAATTGCCTTCCGCTATCTGGGCTGATTCCGTCCACCTGGTGGGCGATTTCAATAATTGGAATGAATCTTCGCATCCCATGATCCGTGACCGGGATGAAGGCACCTGGTACATCGTCCTTGAACTCGAGCGGGGAAAGGAGTATCAATTCCGTTACCTGGTCAACGGACGCGAATGGCACAACGATTGGAAGGCAGACAAATACGTGCCCAACCTTTACGGCGGCACAAATTCGGTCGTGTGCGCCGAACTACCACCAGCAGATGAGAGCGTGGCCGGGGAATGAATTCCCCGGTTGAATGTGAGAAGCCCATGAAGGGGCTTGGCTTTTTTAGCCAGGGATTTCCAATCCCTGGCATCTGCCCCGCGTGGGCAACAGCCCGCGCCTGGAGCATGGCTCATGCGCGCCCATGCCTACTCTCACTGCTGGAAACGCAGAGGGCATTGGAAAAGAGGGCGGCTAGAAAAGCCACCCCATGGGCTGCGCTCGCAAGGACAGAATGTGCAAAACGAGCGAACGAATCGCCGGCGCAGCCCATTCGTTTATTCGTTCCCCAGCGGTGGCTTGCAATAACAGGGAGGAAACATCATTGCGAGGGTACTTCGCTCGAAGCAATCGAAATGCCTCAAGACCTCAACTGCCCTCGCAATGAGAAAGATCTGATCTACTCTAGATTAGCATGGCGAGTCATCATGCTCTCGTTACTCTGACCCAAGCGCTCCGCCAGCCTTGCTATCACACAGTCGAGCACGATGAGCATCGCCTGCTCCAGGATGGTGGCCAGGGGCAACTTGCTTTTCTGTTCCATGCTCACCTTAGGCGTTTCCCCAGGGACGAGGAGCGTGTGCTCCGCCAGTTGACTGAGTGTCGAACCGGAGCGCGAGACAACCGCAGCGACTTTCGCCCCAAGTTGTCGCGCCTTGCGTGCCGGGGTCAATGCCCCTGCCGTCTCCCCACTGCCTGAGCATGCCACCAGCAAATCCCCAGCGCCGATGGCCGGTGTCGTCACATCGCCGACGACATGCACGGTCAAACCCAGTTGCATCAGGCGCAGTGCAAACATCCTCATGAGCAATCCGGATCGGCCCTGCCCGACAACGAAAATCCGTCGCGCGGCGAGGATCAGGTCGCAAAGCCCCTCTACCTCCGTGCCTTGCACTCTTGATAGAACCCCCTGGAGCTCTTCTAGATCGGTGCGCAGCCACCCATTCCAATCCATCGCATCCCTCAATTCCGGTCTGCTGTTTGCTTTGTGATAAACCATTGTGGCTCGCTAGGGCGATAGCATGGCCGTGATTTCCTCGAATACCTCCAGCACCCGCTCCACCTGTGCATCGGTGATCATAAAAGGAGGCTTGATCTTGAGCACATTGCCCAGCCCCATGTAGCGCGATTCGCCAAACAAGACACCACGCTTGAGCGCCTCGTCCACGAAGCGATTCGTCTCTTCAATAGCGGGCTCTTTCGTCTTGCGGTTGCGCACGAGTTCGACTCCGAGCATCAAGCCCGGCCCGCGGATATCGCCAATGAGTTCATACTTGTTCTGCATCTCGCGCAAGCGCTGGGTGATGTACGCCCCCACCCTTGCCGCCCGCTGTGGCAGTTGCTCTTCCTGCAGGATCTGCAACGTCACCACTCCCGCAGCCATCGCCACTGGGAAGTGACTGAAGGTGAAGGAGTGATCTCCGGGCCCAAAGCCATCCAAATCGTCCCGCACCAATGTGCCTGCCAGTGGGAACCCACCGCCAATGGACTTGCCAAAGGTGAGGATGTCTGGCACGACACCGTAAAAATCCGCGGCGAACATGGCACCAACGCGCCCGAAAGCGGTCTGAATTTCGTCCCAGATCAACAACATGCCATAGTCATCGCAAATTTTGCGTATTTCATGATAGTACTCGCGCGGATAATCAATCATCCCACCGCTGCCCTGCACCGGCTCCATTATCAGAGCGGCCGGCTCGCCATCTATGGCGAGCTCAATCAACTGGCGCAGAAACTTGGCGCACTCCAGCCCACATTCGGGATAGGTGCGCTCAAAGTAACAGCGGTAGCAATAGGCGTGAGGAAAACGGACCGCATTCTCCATATAGTTCAGGAACCTGTTATTGGGATGAGGCCAACTGAGCGCCATCGTAGCCAGCGTGCGTCCCGCATAGCCAAGCCATGGCGTCAGAAAGTAGCGTCGCCCAGGGCAGTTGCGGATGGCCAGCTTGATCGCTCCTTCGTTCGCCAGCGAACCATGCAGGCAAAAGTTTACTTTCTTCAGATTGCCCGGCGCAATATCCGTCAAGCGCTTGCACAACAAGAACTTGGGAATCGTGCCAAAACCGGTCCGCACGTGTGTGGCGTGCTTGATCTGCTCGGTTACAGCCGCAATTACTTTGGGATGGCACGCGCCAATGCCCAGGCTCCAGGCTTGTGACGTGCAGTCAATGTATTCCCGCCCCTCGGTATCGGTGAAGGTAGCACCCTTCTGATCCACGATGGTGATGGGTTTGCCTGTGGCCACACTGCCGCCAGCCAGAGCCCTGTACCCTGCGACTAGATCCTCTTCCGTATACGGTCCAAAGAATTCTTCCATGTATTTGCTCATCCTTTTCCCTCCAGATTCATGCATGAATTTACTGCTATCATCAGCAATACATGCTGACTTTTCGTGAACCAACTTCTATTCCCCAGCATTGCTGCCCATGTCCACCAACACCCTCAGGGCAGCTTTGCCGGCCATCAATTGATAGCCGTCCAGTATCTGTGCCAAGGGCACGCGGTAAGTAACCAGTCCCTCCAGCGGTAGCCCTTGCGCGATGTCCAACGCTTCC from the Chloroflexota bacterium genome contains:
- a CDS encoding rhomboid family intramembrane serine protease; this translates as MIPLRDINPRRRFPFVTLGIIFFNVLVFLYEFTLPSARALEALVNTWGLVPYRLAQLDFTAILTVFTSMFLHGGFMHLAGNMLYLWIFGDNIEAALGPLRFLIFYLLCGVGAAVGQVLMDTTSTVPMVGASGAISGVLGAYLMLYPHAEVETLILFGYFMRLVRMPALIVLGLWIVTQLLSGVLSLGMQATGGVAWFAHIGGFLAGVALVGLFRRKRWWE
- the miaB gene encoding tRNA (N6-isopentenyl adenosine(37)-C2)-methylthiotransferase MiaB — translated: MKRYYLWTIGCQMNDSDAMRIEHGLAEMGFSPIPQPTEADLVILLTCVVRQSAEDKVVGRLSSLKHLRRSNPRACIVVMGCFVDNEQTLSARFPYVDAFFKPSDIEGLLQFARQSLAAVPEPQAYPLALPVCAYVPISYGCDHHCTYCIVRLRRGRQRSRLLPEIVAEVCGLVQNGVREVSLLGQNVDAYGQDLPPGAPDLADVLVALEEIPELWRIRFLTSHPGDMSQKLIETVANSAKVCPHFELPVQSGDDLILQRMGRHYTVAQYRSLIAAIRERIPSCSIATDVIVGFPGESNAQFQATCDLIASLRFDAVHIAKYSPRPGTPAARLPDDVPPEEKERRRALLEELQTQISSEINAALLGQCVEVLVEEQHRGRWRGRTVTNKLVFFADAADRRGQLVTVEITHTGPWSLLGRIVR
- a CDS encoding UTP--glucose-1-phosphate uridylyltransferase — encoded protein: MKVQDVYKAVIPVGGLGTRLLPATKVLPKELLPVGRRPMVQYVVEEMRAAGLENICFVTGRRKTLIQEHFDHDPELVRHLQDRGLDELLAELAYLESGLHLTYIRQSGPQGLADALSLAEDFVAGQPFVLALGDSIICEAEMGSLLRKMIEEHLERDAAATIAVENVPPEKTKPYTFVCPQEGTTTKNKTFDIAELSDKPQPNQTTGNWAIAARFVFSPDIFAAVRRSRPARSGELRLIDAIRILLRQGKKVQAVPLLPGQRRHDIGSFGGYFRAFLEFALMDRYFGDEVRRYLKEVLTREDDWPHED
- a CDS encoding S8 family serine peptidase, yielding MNSRPLIQRNIPHWQPSRLYPILLFILVLLGSVASPLLHAQEPEDHYVLDSTLRLLRSMRAAGNAPPRLRDLLQSEKVEVSIRFRSGLWQPNLAQMEKQLGVEFARAQGKIARIGTIYGARVPWDALERLATWPGVERVDSTWKPAVASALDVSIPEIRANQVWNLLDASGWPLTGRGVTIAVFDTGVDFFHPDLWRADGGTYSWLDVNSNGAFDPGVDAVDLNRNGSAEAIELLNFVDAASFSSDNIPGTNDSTFHAATDWLYNDANGNSQRDFGPLRGFVESDPTYGERLFLLNDSNGNGTVDIGEVLLALGSCKVQKVLGPNGSEYTRGVNLIEAPPDRDGHGTQVCSILSGGIPGLRRYVGVAPDAKLLMANREKNDHNTYIQWAEENGAQVMLYAFGSWIQEFMDGSSNLERALDIEAAKGIIQVAAAGNLAESRKHAQRILSGTAQDNIRFAVPPGLGLKEAYLSILWRAPLDAVSVQLVTPSGTTVPLPGNSTFVLADGHYIYSACDRSTATSRFDIWIQRSNTYIASGNWTLRLRNHTTSWVNVHAYVADDVSNWEGGITFLDYVDATCTVTSPGTANSAITVASYSTRAREGTTLPGALSPFSSRGPRIDGEWIMDVAAPGHYSDIACASSKDVAGATFGQYAWFGGTSAAAPHVAGAVALLLQKNLSLGSAQMMQLLQSTARQDAYTGVRNENWGYGKLDVFAALNAIPTPTLTPTPTLTPTITPTPRARLFLPLIMRGF
- a CDS encoding HAD family hydrolase; the encoded protein is MDGVIVSGNTVIPGAEDFINRLISRGHKFLILTNNPIYTPLDLQHRLQALGLNIPAKRFFTSAMATAQFLHSQRPRGTAFVIGESGLTSALHEIGYILTEHNPDYVVLGETTAYSYDKITQAVRLVAAGARFIATNPDVSGPAEGGIAPACGAMAAVIEKATGVQPYFIGKPNPLMMRNALRYLQEHSENTIMVGDRMDTDIIAGIESGMETILVLSGVTKREDIDRYPYRPTHILPSVAEIEL
- a CDS encoding galactokinase, whose amino-acid sequence is MSVQDLYREVQEAFARRFPGAPPRIFQAPGRVNLIGEHTDYNDGFVLPVAIDRQVVLAARAREDRQVRLWSLHFQQGSEFSLDDIVPEPSAPWSNYVRGVALMLQRDGFALRGMDAVVAGNVPIGSGLSSSAAIEVATAVTFRDLCHLDIAPVALALLCQRAENEFVGMKCGIMDQFIAVLGQRNHALLIDCRSLGYELVPLPARVAIVVCDTMKRRGLVDSEYNARRQECEQGVAILRQYLPRIKALRDVSSQDLARYGQSLPPVVRKRCAHVVSENERTLQAVAVLRAGRVAEFGRLMDQSHVSLRNDYEVSCRELDCMVELAHATPGCLGARMTGAGFGGCTVNLVRTEATAAFAQQVAEGYRKEMGVMPEIYVCEASAGAGSLAS
- a CDS encoding aminoacyl-tRNA deacylase; the encoded protein is MKQKTNSMRFLEARKIPYEAHEFSPEIRSAEEVAQVLHLPVSQVYKTLVVVRERGRPLLVMVPGDKSLDLKLLAKQVGEKKLRMATHREAEALTGLQVGGISALSLLHKGFEIYADAAILGLSKVCISAGCRGINLSLSPRDLLQVTGARLVNLEELGEEKEVTL